The Primulina eburnea isolate SZY01 chromosome 12, ASM2296580v1, whole genome shotgun sequence genome includes the window TTCAATTCGTGAAGTATTATCGTGTCGTTTGGTGGAGCTTTGCATCCATCAGAATCCAAGATGTTTCTGAAAATATCAGATCTTGATGCCTGCGCAGTATCAAAATAGGACTTACTATGGTTACATTTTATATGAAATGTGATCATAGGCAAAGTGATTGTTTTGGACAGGTAATGGAAGCTGAAGCCACTTCAATACCAATAATGCTTTATGTGCTGGTACAGATGGCCCATTATCTCCAGGTTTGACTTGAATATCATTGTGAATTTGATCCTTAAATGCTGCAGCAAATCCACCGAGGTAGCTTATTTTCTCATTTAACATGTCTTCAATGTCCTTCATCTCCTTCACCCATTTTAAAACATTTGCAAATCCCTGTTTACCAATCTATACGTTCTTTTAGACTTTTTTAGATTATACTATTTTAAGTGCAAGCATATAGTCTCTAAGTTGGGCTTTTGGGTCTTTGACCACAAATAAAACACGAAAACACCATGTGTAAAGAAATGGAGGTTCCATTGCTCCAGAACAAGAGAAGTGGGAAAATCTAGTTTGGTAACTGGGAAAACCAAACTCAATGTACCGGTGTTCGCCTATTATATGTACGAGTCTATTGTTCAAGTAAAACACGTCTTCTAAACTAAAGTGACAACTTCAATACCATGCAAAAGTTAGAAACAGGATAAAATCCAAAAATCAATGGTGTAATGAATGTGGATTTTAAGAAATCTGAGTTTGGTGCATGTGACATACAGACATGTTTGATGCAGCGTATATAATTCTTATTGTATAAACGATGAAACTGACTCTAGTTATTCTCATCGTGATTGAATTAATGTGGCAATCTTATTCCATGAGAAACAGGAATACATACTTTAAACAATCATGCAATGTCAGGATGATGTTTCTAGCATTGATCTAAAACAGAAAGTGCGGGTAGCATAATTGTTTACATGAACTTTAGCTAGCCTGATCTCATACTTTCACAACGTCAAAATGCAATTTCTCAAATCTGACATTCACTACCACTCAACTATTGTTTCAAAGTATAAATTCGTCTAGAAGTTTATATTTATGGTCCTTCTCACTCACTTTACAAAAAATGAAGAATTGAACATATTAACAAAGTGGAATCAAAACTAAAACATGGAACAGAATCATACATAATCTTAGTTCTTGAGAATGATCCATAGATGTAACCCCTTTACCTTAGTCATATTTGATGAAGAAACCGTGGTGTTCCTTGTTTTATCAGACCCCTTTTCACCGTCAAGTTTGTTTGTCAAAGTGATTATACTTCTTGCTCCTTCGTAACAAGCTCCGCATATTGTGTTCCTTGGAGGCCTAAGGATATATGGCAGCGCACTACAAATTGAGCAATCCATTGTTCTCAGATAGAGGATGTGAAGATGAAGAGAAATGAAGTTTATTCTCTCTTCTTGTGAGGTCAATATTGGATTCTATATTTCATGGTATGCTATTTTTTTTGGTAGTTTGAGGCTCGGTGTTCCATctttgaaaaagaaagaaactATTATTGCTCTCATTATGCGCATAAGAATATTGTATTGGTAATGTATGCTTAGTATAACAACTAACCATCTGATTCCTTTCAGTAGGGACAATTCATGTTTTGTATTTGCAAGTTTAGTGAAATGATGAGTCTAGTGGTTTAGGAAGAACTCTAGAGTACTTAATACTGTAGTAATGTTCCATAAACAATTCATTTCAAGTTTTTATGATGATTGGTGCATTTTTTTTTATGGAATTAGCATAACATTATTTGGACCTTTTGGGGAAGTGGGTCATTTCACTTGAGCTATCACTCATAATTAGGGATGACAATGGGGTGAGGTGAGACGGGGTGGGTGCGGGTTTGTCATCCCTATCCCCGTCCCAAAATTTCATCCCCACCCCTATACCCTTCCTTCCCGATCCCCATTTTTTCGGGTTCAGGGAATCTccaaacccgaaacttcgggAATCAACTTCTCATCCTCGTCTTCATCccagtttcaaaaatattaatatgacaaGACGATGACAGATTCATAGATTTTTTTCAAACAAAAACttgttattatatattattattaatatcaatattaataataatactgttattaatattttaaaaaataataatattattattatattatgattataatattattattattttattattgatattattttcagGATGGGTTCGAGGATAGGGATAGTAATCTCATATCTGTCCCGAACTACATCGGGGATTTAAAAAATTCTCCGAACCCAAATCCGAAAAAATAGGGGATCTTCATCCCCGTTTCGGGTTTTctttgtgggaaaagttgtcaTCCCTACTCACAATGAGACCTGGTTGGTTTGAGTATTTTGAGTAGGTTTGAAGAATCCCAATTAAAAAATGATAGAGATCGTTAACGAGAGTTTAATTAGAGAGTTAGGAAGTAGAAAAAGACTTTCCAACCAAGAATGTGGTAACCACGTCTTGCAAATTGGATACTGCGAATTTACACAAAAAGGCTTCGTGGCCAATGTTCTTCTTATGAACTCTTTTTTGTCTCTCTTTTTTTCCCCGCGAGTTTATTCCTTTCTAAGGGTAAGTGGGTCGTTCGTTTCACGTGTCGGATTTTTGTTTTATATACCATGTTTTGTAAGTGTGTATTTTAACTTGATCGAGTTCGGCTAGCTGACTGTCAACCAAAAGCAAGAATACATGAATCCGTTGCACTTTTTGCTTACGTTTTTGCATAAAAATAGTATAAACGGAGAGATTTTACTTATTTTCTGAATCtcgtttttgttttaaaattctttctatttatttaaataccCTTCTGTAAAATCTTTTATTCATTTTACTAAATTTgttgtttcaaaaatatttatatttttatttatccaATTATGTTGATTTTGTATGTCTTCCGATATGATATAATAGAAGACCGACCAAGCCCATCCACACACACTCCATATACCAGACAACTAACATAACTGCTAAAAGAAAACCTACGTTTAATATAGTAGATTTTGTTTGATTCGTTATACATTCTTATCAAATAATATAATTCCTAATATCCATAAAATGTGATGTGAGCAATGATATTTAGATATTGATGCCATCTAATCATGTAACAAATGGATTTTTTGACTTGGAATCAATTCATCAAATTGTAAATATATACAATGtaaggattattttgtccgacagatattcgaaataataaaaatatcagtATAGGATGTAAAACAGTGAGTTTGTGTATTGTCAGAATTAAGTGTTGTTCCAGATGTTACATCtgagacaacatgcagcggaatattatattttgtaacacaaattgacTTTAAATAAAGAGATGGACAAGATTTAATATAGAAATTATATTTCCCTTTATACAATATTATCAAGGTTTGTgacaaattattaaaattgtGATCCAAAACTCATCGATGCTAATATATACACATTCGTTGGAGAGAAGgtaaatttttagaaaatttatgAAGAATTTTGTTATTCAATCAGACCAAGTAGAACTAGCTAAATTTGATATGTGAAATGAGTGTAAAATAACCCTCAAGGATCAACTAAGAGTAATCGGCGCATCGATGGACAAGACCAACTTCTTCACTCTCTTTGTTGTGTAGCAGTAACCACTGATCCTCCTCAAACATCCATTTATATTGCCAAAACACGTTGTTTGGCTAGGAGAATCGTGTCCAGTGTTGGGTAACTCGTGACCGGGGATCGAGCTCGGACTAGTGGTTGAGCACACGAAATGCGGGCATGATGAAGATGAAGATGAAGATGACGATAACGACAATGAGGGCGATGCATTAACTTTCTTGGCTAGGATTCTTGAAAGAATCGAGTTAGGAAAATTGGAATTCTTCAGGTTCTTTTTATGGGAAGAGTTTTTTCGAGGAGTGGTGATGAATTGGTGGGATGGTGGCGGAGTGAGTGGCGGCGGAAGAGGGGTGTGGCTGGATTCGTGCTTAGGGGTACCCGGCTGAGACTCCCACATGAACGGCACTGCACCCGTGGCTTCGCCGTAGTACACTGCCGAAATCTCCTCATCACCCTTGTCGGCGGAGATGCAATCATCATTGGTCAAGATTTTGATTTGTTGAAATTTAGGTGGGAAATGTGGGGGACCACTTGCATTTGGCATTTTCTCTCGGAATATTTTTAGTGTTGGAAAACAAAGAATTCTAGATAGTTCAAGGTGCTCGGACTACAATATATAAGATTAGTGAAGTACAGTGGTTAAGATCATTttctacatttttttttatgatgatGGAATAATATatcggaatgagagggattccaaaACTGTTTAAGTACTGTGCAGTTGATAAGtgattaaaagatttgatagacACTACCCAGATCAAGAAGGTGCATTTTCTTTTCGGAaactcatcacataagaactccaaagttaagcgtactTGACTTGGGTCAAATTCTGGGATAGGTGATCTCGTAAGAAGTtttctagggtgcgtgtgagtgtgAATATAACCACggtggaaagactcgtcttgatacaatgaagacagtcgtcgaatctgagaCGTCATACAAATAAAAGTCGAAGTTTACAAGATATTAGCGGATGGTTTATAGGGCAGTCCAACGTGTAACAATAGATATGATACAATGTTAAGATTACGGACTTGAACATAGATTCGTACCAAAAGTTAGCTCAAGAAGGAAAACTACCCAAGTCCTATATATACAATTTTCAAGAACTTAATCCACCAGATGTGAGACATAAAACACATCCCCGCAACCGTTACTTTTCGATATGCATTAGATAAATTGTCATGCTAACTTATCATCTTTCAAATCAAACTAATCAAGTGATCATTTCGTAACCTGGTTAAGATCATTTTCTACATTCTTGAAATACATTACTTAACCTGGTTAAGATCATTTTCTACCTCCTTGAAATATATTAAGTTAtaccaaagaaagaaatgttTAACCAAAATTGTAGGTTCACATCATTAAGTAACCTGGTAAATTTGATAtgagatataaaaaaaattcaaaataaaaaattttgatccATAATCTGTGGTCAAATGTGTGGCGAGTCAATATAATTGGGTAGGCATGATGATGACATGTTATTccaaatatatataatcatatAATGAAGTGACAGTTTATCAACTAAAAATAACATTGCAGTACGTGACTGTGGCCATAggtattaaattattaattaagataattaaataatggggccaaatttaattaaaaagaaATCAAGAAATTGTGAGCAGTGGGGAACTACTCGGACTAtgtaatattaattaaatatatatacattttatataaaaattaattgcaCGCTTTAATAGTAAATCGTGAAATGCTAAAAcgcattaaaaaaataaaataaaaactttgTTACATAAATTTTGGCCATTTTAAACACAATCTCCCCCCCTCTGGTTTTTATTTATTGATAGTTTAGTCCTTGGATGGTATGTTGTGCCGTGGACATAATAAATCGTGTGAATCTATCATATTATTGTGTGATAATCGGaagaataaaattttataagaggagaaatatttcagatataataaataaatctgaaaaaaataatttaagacTGGATTTAAAATGAACCGATAGATTTAAAGAATTTGAAGAAAAACGATTATAGCTCGTCTCACTCCCTAAATTCACCATAAAATCACGTGTCACATAGGAGATGAAATAGTTAAAACGAAATTTTTATTTGTGGAACAAAATAAACCAAtcgatattttttgaaaaaaacaatGATTgaattattcatttttttttaagaaaatgattgaATCAAAGATTAATGAGATCTTAACTATTTGGGCACTACTctcacttcatttcaacggCTAAAATCTTGccacacatacaatttcaaaaaaaaagtgggtcctaTATATGCATGAGCAAATCTTGGTCACCCATCCTATCATGAGAGCAATGCCCACATTGGCTCTAAAAATTTTGGAATGTGAGTACCCTAAAAACAGGAAGTAGAGTACCACTGACTGCCTTTGCTTAGTCATATGTGTTGCGATAAATTAATTCAGTCccgatatttatttatttgggcTCGTTTTTTAATCTGATTCGGAACTTGATCTAAAGTAACTAATCTTTAAAATGTTGGCGAAgtattttcataatttcaaaaaggtaatttcaattttaaaaaattgataacTTTCATTTTAAGATTTAAGAAAACACATATTTCATCTTTCATTTTTCTATGAACCACACACATAGCGTGCGTCACGATACACTCGTTAATagacaaaatatcctagcatttCTCCTCTTCGGCTATTTTTGGTGTATATGATAAGACAACTAATTGGATTGATCCCAAAACTAAAAGTGATGATATATAATGTGTTGTGACAAATCATTCTTTGTTTAGGTAAGATTTGAATGGGTATGATAAATTTCACATTTTTTGTTGTTAAGACAAAAATACACAGGGTACTAGCATTGATGAAAATTTGGtatataaaatgatatttgTAGCAGTGTTTTCCAAATCCTGTGTTctgttaataaataaatattttataaaattttaaattattgattatttatttatctgataatttatttttaaataaaagttaatatgatttttcattttatctcatttttaatattgatttctaattattttttaaattttatttagttttatcattaaattatttatgtgatgtgcaaataaaaataaatataaaccaTCAAAGAATATTAATTTTGATTTCCTAAAACTTGAGTCGAGAGCAGATCTAAAATTGTAGATCTTCTTTTGTGAGTAAAATGGTAATTTAGAGACCGGGCTTCTAGCCCAATGATCTCACCCGCCGGATTAGCTGGCCTCCCACCCCGGGTTCGATCCCCCTCCCCTGCGTgagttgtaataaaaaaaaaatggtaatttattttatattttaggaATCAGATTGTCAATCCGACCAAAATAATGAGATGTCTTTTCAATCAaataagtttatttttttttatcatgggCTTCTTGATTAATTGGACCCATAAAAAATGAGACAAATATAAGTTTAACAATCTCTCCTTTATTTATCACTCACACCAAACATACCCTTCGTCTATAAGGCTCCAATTCGAGATGTTGCTATAGTTAAACCGGATCCATTACTCTTCGAGTCAATAGATGTTGGTATTTCCACCTTATTAAATTATAAGGGTTTCAGTGATAAAAATTTATCTATGAAGTAAACCACGTGACGggatttaagatttttaaaataaaaatctatcaatcATTTATTCCAATACAAGAGTAGTGTTGTCAAAACGGACAAGTGGAACGGATCGATCCGCAACCCATTATTTGGTAGGATAGGTTGGATTGCCACTTGAGAGGACTGTGAGAATGTCAACCCAACCTATCTATTTGGCGATGGAACGAGACGAGCCAAGCCACCAATTTTAGTTATGTTTGGTAGGTTGCGTGTTTTACCAAATGACGGGCTAAAAAATTATCAACTCAATCTGTCTATTTGTCGAGGTAAGGCGGGCAAACCCGTGGGTCCGGCCACAAAACTATGGAATGGTTGAAATATGAcatttattatatgttaaaaatgAAATGTATTAAATAGTTTGTTATTGATGGACCATATGTGAATTTTTGTATTGTTACAAATAATATCATGTTTGATATTTTCTAgtaaatataatgaaaatacGCTTCGacatttttttaatgttttctTCAAATATTCCTGTTTTAACTTTTGATGAATCATGGTTAGATCCAAAATAAATAATCGGATCAAAGATTTGGTCGGATATTTAGCTAAAAGACTTTTAAAGAAATTATTGACAGGCCCAATTTAAGAAGTGGGCGATGGATTCCCAAATCTTAAATGTGATATTATTGTCCTCGTTATAGAATATGGCCTATAGACAAAATCTGACCATTAATCTAatttttttggtgttttatcagtaaaaaaatttgaaatatgttTTTGGACGAGATTTTGtaaaattttatgaaaatattttgaaaaagaaaattctgGAAGTATACTAGTatagttttttaaaaattattgagaggtattttttatatgtttagAACAATAGATAAAGTtattcaaaaaatattaaaaaaattacaaaatagtTGTTCAAACGCATAtgcattttacaaaaaaaattatatttttttaaaaaaaatggtaaaaaaaaacacttttataaaagtATTTGTCCAAATAGAGAAAAAAAACTCATAAAGTTTTGGATATTTTAAGCttagcaaaaatttgtgtgagacggtctcacatgtcgtattttgtgagacgaatctcttatttgggtcatccattaaaaaaatattactttttatgctagaatattactttttattgtgaatatcggtaggatttaCTTGTTTCACAGATacagattcgtgagaccgtctcacaaaagatctaCTCTTTTAGTTTATGTCCAAGTTAGTCCAATTGGTGTATGATTGAAtataattgaaattgaattCAATCACAAATTATTTTTGTTCAATGGTTTTCATGTCATAAAAGAACACATATGTACATGTATCATTATGTTATATACATACATTTCAAAGCAAATGAACTCCTCTAGTACCTGATAAagcttaaaatattattattatataaattttattttatttataaatgaGGAAGATGTTTGTTATAATCAGTTTTCGAACATCATACAGTCGTCTCATTCTTTAGAATTGGTGTGAGATGAACTATAAGTCATTAAAAGCTTAAATAAATGAAGTTGAAgcaaaatgaatttttttaatttgaggcGGCTTAGCCTCAACTATTATTTTCGAAGTCACTCGGATGAaaacgcaaaaaaaaaaattcgagtaATATTATATTCGACTTGTTCATGGGTTTGCCCCTCTAGCTAATtcaaatcaatttaaaataacaaattttaCACCGATATTGATTTGATCGTGAAGAAcgatcaaatacaatatcatAGGCAAGTCCAATTTGTCAAAATATATAGCCATGGGATATTTAAGAACAAGACAACTATTAGACGAAGAAACAATGCATTGTAATAGAA containing:
- the LOC140808377 gene encoding BTB/POZ domain-containing protein At3g56230 isoform X2; translated protein: MDCSICSALPYILRPPRNTICGACYEGARSIITLTNKLDGEKGSDKTRNTTVSSSNMTKGFANVLKWVKEMKDIEDMLNEKISYLGGFAAAFKDQIHNDIQVKPGDNGPSVPAHKALLASRSDIFRNILDSDGCKAPPNDTIILHELNHEEVESLLEFLYSGDLTKEKVEKHVYSLSIAADKYDIPFLQKFCWQHMLRSLNSSNALDILEISDSCSNQSLKETALNFIVRNMEDVVFAARFDPFAAKNPHLTVQITRALFMDIKNKRNGV
- the LOC140808377 gene encoding BTB/POZ domain-containing protein At3g56230 isoform X1 — translated: MDCSICSALPYILRPPRNTICGACYEGARSIITLTNKLDGEKGSDKTRNTTVSSSNMTKIGKQGFANVLKWVKEMKDIEDMLNEKISYLGGFAAAFKDQIHNDIQVKPGDNGPSVPAHKALLASRSDIFRNILDSDGCKAPPNDTIILHELNHEEVESLLEFLYSGDLTKEKVEKHVYSLSIAADKYDIPFLQKFCWQHMLRSLNSSNALDILEISDSCSNQSLKETALNFIVRNMEDVVFAARFDPFAAKNPHLTVQITRALFMDIKNKRNGV